In the Flavobacterium sp. J372 genome, one interval contains:
- a CDS encoding nuclear transport factor 2 family protein: MRKINFLYVGMSLLTISFTMFYNIKPNVENEKNTIHSLLDQWHAAAAKADHATYFGMLSADSHYIGTDATENWDKKAFDAFAKPYFEKGRAWDFKAVERNIYFSKDGKVAWFDELLDTWMKGCRGSGVLEKEGKTWKIKHYVLSMTVPNEVTDKVLPYKAQYEDAVIEKLKSGKN, from the coding sequence ATGAGAAAAATTAACTTTTTGTACGTAGGCATGTCATTGTTAACGATTTCATTCACAATGTTTTACAATATAAAGCCTAATGTTGAAAACGAGAAAAATACTATTCACTCACTGCTTGACCAGTGGCATGCCGCTGCAGCAAAGGCCGATCACGCTACATATTTTGGGATGTTAAGTGCTGATAGCCATTACATTGGCACCGATGCTACCGAAAATTGGGACAAAAAAGCTTTTGATGCATTTGCGAAACCGTATTTTGAAAAAGGCCGCGCCTGGGATTTTAAAGCTGTTGAGCGAAATATTTATTTTTCGAAAGATGGAAAAGTGGCCTGGTTTGATGAACTTCTCGACACCTGGATGAAGGGCTGCCGTGGCAGCGGCGTGCTCGAAAAAGAAGGAAAAACCTGGAAAATAAAACATTACGTCCTTTCTATGACTGTGCCTAATGAAGTGACAGACAAAGTTTTGCCTTATAAAGCACAGTATGAGGACGCCGTTATAGAAAAGCTTAAATCCGGTAAAAACTGA
- a CDS encoding L-threonine 3-dehydrogenase, giving the protein MGNILIIGACGQIGTELTKKLRETYGRDKVIASDVRKGDAAFVAAGPFEVVNALDFNQVQDVIEKYNVDEVYLMAALLSATAEKNPAFAWDLNMNSLFHVLNLAKAGKIKKIFWPSSIAVFGPTTPKQNTPQYTVMEPSTVYGISKQSGERWCEYYHNLYGVDVRSIRYPGLISWSTPPGGGTTDYAVDIYHKALSDGKYTCFLSEETRLPMMYMDDAIRATVEIMQAKPEGVKIRSSYNLSAMDFTPKEIAEVIGKHIPGFTIDYAPDFRQKIADSWPQSINDDNARKDWGWQHEFDLEKMTADMLEHLAP; this is encoded by the coding sequence ATGGGCAATATTCTAATCATTGGCGCCTGCGGGCAAATAGGAACAGAACTTACCAAAAAACTTCGTGAAACATACGGGCGTGACAAAGTAATAGCATCAGATGTTCGTAAGGGCGATGCAGCATTTGTGGCAGCCGGGCCGTTTGAAGTGGTTAATGCGCTTGACTTTAACCAGGTGCAGGATGTGATTGAAAAATACAATGTTGATGAGGTGTACCTGATGGCAGCGCTATTATCAGCCACTGCCGAAAAGAATCCGGCATTTGCCTGGGATTTAAACATGAACTCCCTTTTTCACGTGCTTAACCTTGCTAAAGCCGGGAAGATCAAGAAGATATTCTGGCCATCGAGCATTGCCGTATTCGGGCCTACAACGCCTAAGCAAAATACTCCGCAATATACTGTAATGGAGCCAAGTACGGTATATGGAATATCAAAACAATCAGGTGAGCGCTGGTGTGAATATTACCACAATTTGTATGGTGTTGATGTGCGGAGCATACGTTACCCCGGCCTGATAAGCTGGAGCACACCACCTGGCGGCGGCACAACCGACTATGCTGTAGACATTTACCACAAAGCCCTGAGCGATGGCAAATACACTTGTTTCCTTTCGGAAGAAACAAGGCTGCCGATGATGTATATGGATGATGCGATACGAGCTACCGTTGAAATTATGCAGGCAAAACCTGAGGGCGTAAAGATACGCTCATCATATAATCTTTCAGCTATGGACTTCACACCCAAAGAAATAGCTGAGGTAATCGGGAAGCACATACCGGGTTTCACAATTGATTACGCCCCTGACTTCCGCCAAAAGATCGCTGACAGCTGGCCGCAAAGCATAAATGACGACAACGCCCGTAAAGACTGGGGATGGCAGCATGAATTTGATTTAGAAAAGATGACGGCGGACATGCTGGAGCATCTAGCCCCCTAG